A genomic window from Peromyscus maniculatus bairdii isolate BWxNUB_F1_BW_parent chromosome 1, HU_Pman_BW_mat_3.1, whole genome shotgun sequence includes:
- the LOC143270828 gene encoding LOW QUALITY PROTEIN: uncharacterized protein LOC143270828 (The sequence of the model RefSeq protein was modified relative to this genomic sequence to represent the inferred CDS: inserted 1 base in 1 codon) — protein MKQKILTEFTKGDLLAPEGILSGDRAKRSRLQGQVTAVPARPTLALLRQHLPISCWCAVKDEAEPSVGVPHVNIPKAGSFFTRTTYPCGICGPILNGLLDVEEHQGTYPALVTYSCRACERQFWLSENFCRNLKHNNVENSLQKNDSRASLFKNFKVHVEPYSSEKPSICEVEQRNLQDSLIGHQQKVTHSKKRSGSTENGEDFHVGQMHYTCGECGKGFNCKDTLVQHQRIHSGEKPYECSECGKAFSRKATLIQHQRIHTGERPYECSECRKAFSRKDNLTQHKRLHTGEMPYKCSECGKYFSHHSNLIVHQRVHSGSRPYKCNDCGKVFRHKSTLVQHESIHTGENPYDCRDCGKSFGHRYTLIKHQRIHTESKLFECXCGKFFSRSSDFIAHQRVHTGERPFVCSRCGKDFIRTSHLVRHQKVHSGERPYECGECGKAYSLSSHLNRHQKIHAARRL, from the exons atgaaacagaaaatacttaCAG AATTCACAAAAGGAGACTTACTTGCCCCTGAGGGAATATTGAGCGGTGACAGAGCCAAGAGATCTCGTCTCCAGGGTCAAGTGACAGCGGTCCCTGCTCGCCCTACTTTGGCGCTGCTTAGGCAG catcttcctataaGTTGTTGGTGTGCAGTGAAGGATGAAGCAGAGCCTTCTGTTGGAGTACCACATGTTAACATTCCCAAGGCAGGTTCCTTCTTCACTCGGACAACTTATCCTTGTGGCATATGTGGCCCCATTTTGAATGGTCTTTTGGATGTGGAGGAACACCAAGGAACATACCCTGCACTTGTAACTTACTCATGCCGGGCATGTGAGAGACAGTTCTGGTTAAGTGAAAACTTTTGCCGGAACCTAAAGCATAATAATGTCGAGAATTCTTTACAAAAGAATGACAGTAGGGCCTCATTATTTAAGAATTTCAAAGTTCATGTAGAGCCCTACTCTTCAGAGAAGCCCTCTATATGTGAGGTGGAGCAGAGGAACCTTCAGGACAGTTTGATTGGTCACCAACAAAAGGTCACCCATAGCAAGAAGAGATCAGGGAGCACTGAGAATGGAGAGGACTTCCATGTTGGACAAATGCATTATACATGTGGTGAGTGTGGGAAAGGTTTCAACTGCAAAGATACCCTTGTGCAGCACCAGAGGATCCATAGTGGAGAGAAGCCTTATGAGTGCagtgaatgtgggaaagccttcagccGCAAAGCCACACTCATCCAGCACCAGAGGATCCATACTGGAGAAAGGCCTTATGAGTGCAGTGAATGCAGAAAAGCCTTCAGTCGAAAAGACAACCTCACTCAACATAAGAGACTCCACACTGGAGAAATGCCTTACAAGTGCTCCGAATGCGGGAAATACTTTAGCCATCACTCCAACCTAATAGTACACCAGAGGGTACACAGTGGCTCGAGGCCTTATAAGTGCAATGATTGTGGCAAAGTCTTCAGACACAAATCGACACTTGTTCAACATGAAAGTATCCACACTGGAGAAAACCCTTATGATTGCCGTGATTGTGGGAAATCCTTTGGCCACAGATACACCCTCATTAAACATCAGAGAATTCACACTGAGTCAAAGCTTTTTGAAT CCTGTGGGAAATTTTTCAGTAGAAGCTCTGATTTTATAGCACACCAAAGGGTTCATACTGGGGAAAGGCCTTTTGTGTGCAGCAGGTGTGGAAAAGATTTCATCCGAACCTCCCACCTTGTTCGGCACCAGAAAGTTCACTCTGGAGAGAGGCCATATGAGTGCGGTGAGTGTGGGAAAGCCTACAGCTTAAGCTCCCACCTGAATCGGCACCAAAAGATTCATGCAGCAAGAAGACTTTAG